A region from the Benincasa hispida cultivar B227 chromosome 12, ASM972705v1, whole genome shotgun sequence genome encodes:
- the LOC120067771 gene encoding serine/threonine-protein kinase BRI1-like 2: MERNIFQLSLLPLFALLVIFILFALASSEEQEVVTSIKTDAAALLKFKDLIDKDPTEVLSSWKLENNPCSWYGVSCQSKRVVALDLSGCNLAGNVYFDPLSSMDMLLALNLSTNSFTINSTTLLQLPYNLQQLELSLAKVVGSVPDNLFSKCPNLVFVDLSFNNLTGHLPENLLLNANKLQDLDISYNNLTGLISGLRIDENSCSSLLRVDLSANRVVGSIPSSISNCTSLQTLGLADNLLSGEIPRSLGELSSLQRIDISHNQLTGWLPSDWRNACNSLQELKLCYNNISGVIPASFSACSWLQIMDLSNNNISGPLPDSIFKNLVSLQSLLLSNNIISGPLPSSISHCKKLQLVDLSSNRISGLIPPGICPGAESLQELKMPDNLIIGGIPPELSMCSQLKTIDFSLNYLNGSIPAELGRLQNLEQLIAWFNSLEGKIPPELGKCRSLKDIILNNNRLSGEIPTELFGCSNLEWISLTSNELTGEVPKEFGLLSRLAVLQLGNNSLSGQIPGELANCSTLVWLDLNSNKLTGEIPPRLGRQLGAKSLNGILSGNTLVFVRNVGNSCKGVGGLLEFAGIRPERLQQEPTLKTCDFTRLYSGPVLSLFTKYQTLEYLDLSYNELRGRIPEEFGDMVALQVLELSHNQLSGEIPTSFGRLKNLGVFDASHNRLQGHIPDSFSNLSFLVQIDLSYNELTGRIPSRGQLSTLPASQYANNPGLCGVPLPECQSDDPLQTSSNVDADKGRTKPEVGSWVNTIVLGVLISIACVCILIVWAIAMRARRKEAEEVKMLNSLQAIHAPTTWKIDKEKEPLSINVATFQRQLRKLKFSQLIEATNGFSAESLIGSGGFGEVFKATLKDGSSVAIKKLIRLSCQGDREFMAEMETLGKIKHGNLVPLLGYCKIGEERLLVYEFMEFGSLEEMLHGRARMQDRRILTWDERKKIARGAAKGLCFLHHNCIPHIIHRDMKSSNVLLDHDLEARVSDFGMARLISALDTHLSVSTLAGTPGYVPPEYYQSFRCTAKGDVYSFGVVLLELLTGKRPTDKEDFGDTNLVGWVKMKVNDGKQMEVIDPELLSVTKPSDESEAEEVKEMVRYLEITLRCVEEFPSKRPNMLQVVAMLRELMPGSTNGSSNSA; the protein is encoded by the coding sequence ATGGAAAGAAACATATTTCAgctttctcttcttcctctttttgcTTTGCTAGTGATTTTTATCTTATTTGCTTTGGCTTCTTCAGAAGAACAAGAGGTTGTGACTTCAATAAAAACTGATGCTGCAGCTCTTCTTAAGTTCAAGGATTTGATTGACAAGGACCCAACAGAAGTGTTGTCCAGTTGGAAGCTTGAAAACAATCCATGTTCATGGTATGGAGTTTCATGTCAATCTAAACGAGTGGTTGCTCTTGATCTGAGTGGCTGTAATCTTGCAGGGAATGTTTATTTTGATCCTTTGTCTTCTATGGACATGTTGTTGGCTTTGAATTTGTCTACAAATTCTTTCACTATAAACTCAACTACTTTGCTTCAGCTTCCTTATAATTTGCAGCAACTTGAGCTTTCTCTTGCCAAAGTTGTAGGTAGTGTGCCTGATAATCTTTTCTCAAAGTGTCCAAACCTTGTGTTTGTGGATCTTTCATTCAACAATTTGACAGGCCATCTGCCTGAAAATCTTCTGTTGAATGCTAATAAGCTTCAAGATCTTGACATCTCTTACAATAATCTAACTGGGTTGATCTCAGGATTGAGAATTGATGAAAATTCTTGCAGCTCTTTGTTGCGGGTTGATCTTTCGGCAAATCGAGTTGTTGGTTCGattccaagttccatttcaaaCTGCACAAGTCTGCAAACACTTGGTTTGGCTGACAATCTTCTCAGTGGGGAAATTCCAAGATCTTTAGGGGAACTCAGTAGTTTACAAAGGATTGATATATCTCATAATCAGCTCACTGGTTGGCTCCCTTCTGACTGGAGAAATGCTTGCAATTCACTTCAAGAACTAAAGCTTTGCTACAACAACATATCTGGTGTAATTCCTGCTTCCTTCTCTGCTTGCTCTTGGCTTCAAATTATGGATCTTTCAAACAACAACATATCAGGTCCTTTACCAGATTCCATCTTCAAGAATCTTGTCTCTTTACAGAGCTTGCTATTGAGTAATAACATAATCTCTGGACCATTACCTTCATCCATATCTCACTGCAAGAAACTTCAGCTTGTAGACTTAAGTTCCAATAGAATTTCTGGTTTGATCCCACCAGGTATATGCCCAGGTGCTGAGTCACTCCAGGAACTGAAAATGCCAGATAATCTCATCATAGGAGGAATCCCACCTGAACTCTCAATGTGTTCACAGTTAAAGACAATTGATTTTAGTTTAAACTATCTGAATGGGTCCATACCTGCAGAGCTTGGAAGGCTTCAGAATCTTGAACAGCTGATAGCATGGTTTAATAGCTTAGAAGGGAAAATCCCACCGGAATTGGGGAAGTGTAGAAGCTTAAAGGATATTATACTAAATAACAATCGTTTAAGTGGCGAAATCCCCACTGAATTGTTCGGTTGTAGCAACCTTGAATGGATTTCACTCACGAGTAATGAACTCACTGGCGAGGTCCCAAAAGAGTTTGGTCTTTTGTCAAGGCTAGCTGTGCTGCAACTCGGGAACAATAGCTTAAGTGGTCAGATACCAGGGGAGTTGGCAAACTGCAGCACTTTGGTTTGGTTGGATTTGAACAGCAACAAGCTTACAGGAGAAATCCCACCTAGACTTGGGAGGCAACTTGGAGCCAAATCATTGAATGGGATTCTTTCTGGAAACACTCTAGTGTTCGTTCGAAATGTTGGGAATTCATGTAAAGGAGTTGGGGGGTTGTTAGAGTTTGCTGGAATCAGACCTGAAAGACTACAGCAggaaccaacattaaagacctGTGATTTCACTAGACTATACTCTGGTCCAGTCCTCAGTTTGTTTACAAAGTACCAAACTTTGGAGTACTTGGATCTTTCTTACAATGAGCTTCGTGGGAGAATACCAGAAGAGTTTGGAGATATGGTTGCTTTGCAGGTTCTCGAACTATCACACAACCAACTTTCTGGCGAGATTCCAACATCCTTTGGCCGCCTAAAGAACTTAGGAGTTTTTGATGCATCACATAACAGACTGCAGGGTCACATTCCAGATTCATTCTCAAACTTATCATTTTTAGTGCAAATTGATCTATCTTACAATGAACTAACAGGGCGAATTCCATCAAGGGGACAGCTCAGTACATTGCCTGCAAGTCAGTATGCAAACAATCCAGGACTTTGTGGTGTTCCCTTGCCTGAATGCCAGAGTGATGACCCGCTGCAGACAAGTTCTAATGTAGATGCTGACAAAGGAAGAACAAAACCAGAAGTAGGGTCATGGGTTAACACTATTGTTTTAGGTGTTCTTATTTCCATTGCCTGTGTCTGCATTTTGATTGTATGGGCCATTGCCATGCGTGCAAGGCGAAAAGAAGCTGAGGAAGTGAAGATGCTTAATAGTTTGCAAGCAATACATGCCCCTACTACATGGAAAATTGACAAAGAGAAAGAGCCCCTGAGTATCAATGTGGCAACTTTCCAAAGACAACTAAGAAAGCTCAAGTTCTCCCAATTGATTGAAGCTACTAATGGCTTCTCAGCAGAAAGTCTCATAGGGAGTGGCGGGTTTGGTGAAGTGTTTAAAGCAACACTAAAGGATGGATCGAGTGTTGCAATCAAGAAACTAATACGTCTTAGTTGCCAGGGAGATCGTGAATTCATGGCAGAGATGGAAACTTTAGGAAAGATCAAACATGGAAACTTGGTACCTCTTCTGGGTTACTGTAAAATAGGTGAGGAGAGGCTTCTTGTGTATGAATTTATGGAATTTGGTAGCCTAGAAGAGATGCTTCACGGAAGAGCAAGGATGCAAGATCGAAGAATTCTAACATGGGATGAACGGAAAAAGATTGCCAGAGGTGCTGCTAAAGGACTTTGTTTCCTACACCACAATTGCATTCCACATATAATACACAGAGACATGAAGTCCAGTAATGTACTTCTAGACCATGATTTAGAAGCAAGAGTTTCCGATTTTGGAATGGCAAGGCTAATAAGTGCTCTTGATACCCACCTGAGTGTAAGCACACTTGCAGGAACTCCTGGTTATGTCCCTCCTGAGTACTACCAGAGCTTCAGGTGCACAGCAAAAGGTGATGTCTATTCGTTTGGTGTCGTCCTCTTAGAACTCTTGACAGGGAAGCGACCAACCGATAAGGAGGATTTTGGGGACACCAACTTGGTGGGATGGGTCAAAATGAAAGTGAATGATGGAAAACAAATGGAAGTGATTGATCCAGAGTTGCTTTCAGTAACCAAACCAAGTGATGAATCAGAAGCAGAAGAGGTTAAAGAAATGGTTAGATATTTGGAGATCACTCTTAGATGTGTAGAAGAGTTTCCTTCCAAAAGGCCTAACATGTTGCAGGTGGTGGCCATGCTTCGAGAGTTGATGCCTGGATCAACCAATGGAAGCAGCAACAGTGCTTGA